One Halobacterium sp. DL1 DNA window includes the following coding sequences:
- a CDS encoding phycocyanobilin lyase — protein sequence MSDGDEEPDETAETPEETADEEATELSVETLDVRLDEAETELDAAETEAELDDVEAQLDDVESDIEAADLPEPDDEDEEEDPQESLETRVSALRDDLEAQRGPYAEDAVADVEESQSTMRDTRWTEQGEQDLQATVNAFLDDAADVLGETFTGGDTADPDVLADDLDQVVTAIEAAALHPDTDEETITELVEATDGLVEGVEDAQEWDDLSVRQKLQFEGYYDVINQKHKDFPPELSALKEWKKRGNVEMILLALDHLGDTDFMEEYCMDALLHIGSEDALEKAGELAARRDLRAIEVIGKIGSGDGVEHVIDYVDSDSNRKLQTTAIKALGEIGSEEATQDVADQLVADDEGVRSQAARSLGLIGDTRAIDPLTDVLADDDSDTVRTSAAWALVQVGTEDALKAAAEYTDDRSYIVQQEAQKADDAIDAGAAPTA from the coding sequence ATGAGCGACGGGGACGAGGAACCCGACGAGACGGCCGAGACGCCGGAGGAGACGGCCGACGAGGAGGCCACGGAACTCAGCGTCGAGACGCTGGATGTCCGCCTCGACGAGGCCGAGACCGAACTCGACGCGGCCGAGACCGAGGCCGAACTCGACGACGTCGAGGCGCAACTCGACGACGTGGAGAGCGACATCGAGGCCGCTGACCTCCCGGAACCGGACGACGAGGACGAGGAGGAAGACCCCCAGGAGTCCCTCGAAACGAGGGTCTCGGCACTCCGGGACGACCTCGAAGCACAGCGGGGGCCGTACGCCGAAGACGCCGTCGCCGACGTCGAGGAGTCCCAGTCCACGATGCGCGACACGCGCTGGACCGAGCAGGGCGAGCAGGACCTGCAGGCCACCGTGAACGCGTTCCTCGACGATGCGGCAGACGTGCTCGGCGAGACGTTCACCGGCGGCGACACCGCCGACCCGGACGTGCTCGCGGACGACCTCGACCAGGTCGTCACCGCCATCGAGGCCGCCGCGCTCCACCCGGACACCGACGAGGAGACCATCACGGAACTGGTCGAGGCAACCGACGGACTCGTCGAGGGCGTCGAGGACGCCCAGGAGTGGGACGACCTCTCCGTCCGGCAGAAGCTCCAGTTCGAGGGCTACTACGACGTCATCAACCAGAAGCACAAGGACTTCCCCCCGGAACTGAGCGCCCTCAAGGAGTGGAAGAAGCGCGGCAACGTCGAGATGATCCTGCTCGCCCTCGACCACCTGGGCGACACCGACTTCATGGAGGAGTACTGCATGGACGCGCTCCTCCACATCGGCAGCGAGGACGCCCTCGAAAAGGCCGGTGAACTCGCCGCGCGACGCGACCTGCGTGCCATCGAGGTCATCGGCAAGATCGGCAGCGGGGACGGCGTCGAACACGTCATCGACTACGTGGACTCGGACAGCAACCGGAAGCTCCAGACGACCGCGATCAAGGCGCTCGGCGAGATCGGCAGCGAGGAGGCGACCCAGGACGTCGCCGACCAGCTCGTCGCCGACGACGAGGGCGTCCGTAGTCAGGCCGCCCGCTCGCTCGGCCTCATCGGCGACACGCGCGCCATCGACCCGCTCACGGACGTGCTCGCAGACGACGACTCAGACACGGTCCGCACGTCGGCCGCCTGGGCGCTCGTTCAGGTCGGCACCGAGGACGCCCTCAAGGCCGCCGCCGAGTACACCGACGACCGCTCGTACATCGTCCAGCAGGAGGCCCAGAAGGCCGACGACGCCATCGACGCCGGCGCGGCGCCCACCGCGTAA
- a CDS encoding CDP-diacylglycerol--serine O-phosphatidyltransferase: protein MHPRFVGRLGVADAVTSANAALGFVAVVAATVDVELAARLVLLAAIADGLDGLLARRYGSTPAGEHLDSLADVASFGVAPAFLVVAHVGDNWGFGEPRALLAVGVCALFVAAGVVRLGLYTAFDTGNAHTEGVPTTLAATLLAAGVLAGVSDPLVVVAATGVLAVLMVTTIQYPDLYPRDALSMGFVQAAALLAPLAFSRALPRVLLAWAVAYLLLAPRFYWRPEGKRS, encoded by the coding sequence ATGCACCCCCGGTTCGTCGGCCGGTTGGGCGTCGCGGACGCCGTCACGTCGGCGAACGCGGCGCTCGGCTTCGTGGCGGTCGTCGCGGCGACCGTCGACGTAGAACTCGCGGCGCGACTGGTGCTGCTCGCGGCCATCGCGGACGGCCTCGACGGCCTTCTCGCGCGGCGGTACGGCTCGACGCCTGCCGGGGAACATCTCGACTCGCTCGCCGACGTGGCGTCGTTCGGCGTCGCGCCCGCGTTCCTCGTAGTGGCCCACGTGGGCGACAACTGGGGATTCGGAGAACCCCGGGCGCTGCTCGCGGTCGGCGTCTGTGCGCTGTTCGTCGCCGCTGGCGTGGTCCGGCTCGGTCTGTACACAGCCTTCGACACCGGGAACGCCCACACCGAGGGCGTACCGACCACCCTGGCCGCAACGTTGCTCGCGGCGGGCGTCCTCGCCGGCGTCTCGGACCCGCTGGTCGTCGTCGCCGCCACGGGCGTCCTCGCCGTCCTGATGGTAACGACGATACAGTACCCGGACCTCTACCCCCGCGACGCGCTGTCGATGGGGTTCGTCCAGGCGGCCGCACTCCTCGCGCCGCTTGCGTTCTCACGGGCGTTGCCCCGCGTGCTGCTGGCGTGGGCGGTGGCCTACCTCCTCCTCGCACCGCGGTTCTACTGGCGGCCCGAAGGGAAACGCTCATAG
- a CDS encoding halocyanin — protein sequence MQRRAFLAAGTGLATTALAGCIGPSLGSTDYDIGMQSNAFVPEPRVEGEDPPTFAASVGETVVWANSGSRNHTVTAYDDGVPESADYFASGGFENETAAREAWAKSVDGGGIVRPGQTYEHSFELPGDYYYVCIPHEAAGMIGKVVVSE from the coding sequence ATGCAACGCCGGGCGTTCCTCGCCGCCGGCACGGGCCTCGCGACGACTGCTCTCGCCGGCTGTATCGGCCCCTCTCTCGGCTCGACGGACTACGACATCGGGATGCAGTCCAACGCGTTCGTCCCCGAACCCCGCGTCGAGGGCGAGGACCCGCCGACGTTCGCGGCCTCGGTCGGTGAGACGGTCGTCTGGGCGAACAGCGGCTCCCGCAACCACACGGTGACCGCCTACGACGACGGCGTTCCCGAGAGCGCGGACTACTTCGCCTCCGGCGGCTTCGAGAACGAGACGGCCGCTCGCGAGGCGTGGGCGAAGAGCGTCGACGGCGGCGGAATCGTCCGTCCCGGCCAGACGTACGAACACTCCTTCGAGTTGCCTGGCGACTACTACTACGTCTGTATCCCCCACGAGGCTGCGGGGATGATCGGAAAAGTCGTCGTCAGCGAGTAG
- a CDS encoding 30S ribosomal protein S3 (the function for this protein is unknown) codes for MSERSVSKQNQEKRWYTVLAPEEFDRQELGETPAEEPEQVYDRTIETTMSELADGGENNVKLTFQVSDVGSDTASTQFVKHELTRDYKRSLVRRGSSKIEATITVLTTDDYRVKVQPVAYTTKQADQSQQKAIRRTMIDLVEEAGEERTFEALIDSVIEGRLSSAIYGEANTIYPLRRVEVQKATLEAHPEEVYEEEETAVDVDEDEVEA; via the coding sequence ATGAGCGAACGTTCCGTATCCAAGCAGAACCAGGAGAAGCGGTGGTACACCGTGCTCGCGCCAGAGGAGTTCGACCGGCAGGAGCTCGGCGAGACCCCCGCAGAGGAGCCAGAACAGGTCTACGACCGAACCATCGAGACGACGATGAGCGAACTCGCCGACGGCGGCGAGAACAACGTCAAACTCACCTTCCAGGTGAGCGACGTCGGCAGCGACACCGCGTCGACGCAGTTCGTCAAGCACGAACTCACGCGGGACTACAAGCGCAGTCTCGTGCGCCGCGGCTCGTCGAAGATCGAGGCGACCATCACGGTCCTCACGACCGACGACTACCGCGTGAAGGTCCAGCCGGTCGCCTACACGACCAAGCAGGCCGACCAGAGCCAGCAGAAGGCCATCCGCCGCACGATGATCGACCTCGTGGAGGAAGCTGGCGAGGAGCGCACCTTCGAGGCGCTCATCGACTCCGTCATCGAGGGTCGTCTCTCATCGGCAATCTACGGCGAGGCCAACACCATCTACCCACTCCGCCGGGTCGAGGTCCAGAAGGCCACGCTGGAAGCCCACCCCGAAGAAGTGTACGAGGAGGAGGAGACCGCGGTCGACGTCGACGAAGACGAAGTCGAGGCCTGA
- a CDS encoding rps operon protein gives MTRTATVRTDVADPEIVARSVRPDNTTEMETRVERDEASSSGESGTVVTRIERDDTAGLASTLDDYVVNVTVATEVAEHAERHTTHQS, from the coding sequence ATGACGCGCACGGCGACCGTCCGCACCGACGTTGCGGACCCCGAGATCGTCGCGCGCTCGGTTCGCCCGGACAACACCACCGAGATGGAGACGCGCGTAGAGCGCGACGAAGCCAGTTCGTCGGGCGAGAGCGGCACCGTCGTCACGCGCATCGAGCGCGACGACACCGCCGGCCTCGCGTCGACCCTCGACGACTACGTCGTCAACGTCACGGTGGCGACCGAAGTTGCAGAGCACGCCGAACGACACACAACACACCAATCATGA
- a CDS encoding 30S ribosomal protein S15 has product MARMHTRRRGSSGSDRPTADEPPEWSDVDEDAVEDRVVELAEQGHDPSQIGLKLRDEGVQGTPVPDVKLATGKKVTEILEENDADAEIPEDLRNLLEKAVRLYEHVEENGQDHQNKRALQNTQSKIRRLVNYYRGDELDQDFKYSHENAKELLE; this is encoded by the coding sequence ATGGCACGAATGCACACGCGCCGTCGCGGGTCCTCCGGTTCGGACCGCCCGACGGCAGACGAACCACCGGAGTGGAGCGACGTAGACGAAGACGCAGTCGAGGACCGCGTCGTGGAGCTGGCCGAGCAGGGGCACGACCCCTCCCAGATCGGCCTGAAGCTTCGCGACGAGGGCGTGCAGGGCACGCCGGTTCCGGACGTGAAACTGGCGACAGGGAAGAAGGTCACCGAGATTCTCGAGGAGAACGACGCAGACGCCGAGATTCCCGAGGACCTCCGGAACCTCCTGGAGAAGGCCGTCCGCCTCTACGAGCACGTCGAGGAGAACGGACAGGACCACCAGAACAAGCGCGCACTGCAGAACACGCAGTCGAAGATCCGCCGCCTCGTAAACTACTACCGGGGCGACGAACTCGACCAGGACTTCAAGTACTCCCACGAGAACGCGAAGGAACTGCTCGAGTAG
- a CDS encoding cupin, producing MEITNGCSRPSEEGPAEYFTGDVRIDPLFEPNDDARAAALSVTFEPGARTAWHTHPLGQRLVITSGCGLVQREDGPIEEVRAGDVVWFPSGEKHWHGARPEKAMTHIAIQEELDGDAISWMEHVTDDEYAGSE from the coding sequence ATGGAGATTACAAATGGCTGTTCGCGACCGTCCGAGGAAGGGCCTGCAGAGTACTTCACCGGTGACGTTCGAATCGATCCCCTGTTCGAGCCGAACGACGACGCCCGTGCAGCCGCGCTGAGCGTGACGTTCGAGCCTGGCGCGCGCACGGCCTGGCACACGCATCCACTGGGACAGCGCCTCGTCATCACGAGCGGCTGTGGGCTCGTCCAGCGCGAAGACGGTCCGATCGAGGAAGTGCGCGCGGGCGATGTCGTCTGGTTCCCGTCGGGAGAGAAACACTGGCACGGCGCACGACCAGAGAAGGCCATGACGCACATCGCTATCCAGGAGGAACTCGACGGAGACGCCATCTCCTGGATGGAGCACGTCACCGACGACGAGTACGCGGGTAGCGAGTAA
- a CDS encoding bacterio-opsin activator: MATVGEFTIPSESFPLGSLFTEFPSVTVELERIVPTNHALIPYVWVRGASSTEQKRIVATASSHADVKAVTLVDQIDDEYLLRVDWVPTHHGVLRAITETSVTLVSGAGSEGSWTFEVRSDTREGISAFQQYCRDHGIPVKLASLHSVAALRSGAEYALTDAQREALLLAYERGYYHSPREASLKDLAAEVGITGQSFGSRLRRGIDHLIGSTLASSAD; this comes from the coding sequence ATGGCGACGGTTGGCGAGTTCACGATCCCGTCCGAGTCGTTCCCCCTGGGAAGCCTCTTCACAGAGTTCCCCAGCGTGACCGTCGAACTGGAGCGCATCGTCCCGACCAACCACGCGCTCATTCCCTACGTCTGGGTTCGAGGGGCAAGCTCCACGGAGCAGAAACGAATCGTAGCCACGGCGTCCAGCCACGCCGACGTGAAAGCCGTCACCCTCGTCGACCAGATTGACGACGAGTATCTGCTGCGCGTCGACTGGGTCCCCACTCACCACGGCGTGCTCAGAGCCATCACCGAGACGAGCGTGACGCTCGTCTCCGGCGCCGGGTCAGAGGGGAGTTGGACGTTCGAGGTCCGGAGCGACACCCGTGAGGGAATCTCCGCGTTCCAGCAGTACTGCCGCGACCACGGCATCCCCGTCAAACTGGCCTCGCTCCACTCGGTTGCCGCACTCAGAAGCGGGGCCGAGTACGCCCTGACTGACGCCCAGCGAGAAGCGCTCCTGCTCGCCTACGAGCGGGGGTACTACCACTCACCACGGGAGGCCTCCCTCAAGGACCTCGCTGCTGAAGTCGGGATTACCGGGCAGTCCTTCGGGTCGCGCCTCCGACGGGGCATTGATCACCTCATCGGCAGCACTCTGGCCAGTTCCGCCGACTGA